The following are encoded in a window of Staphylospora marina genomic DNA:
- the ymfI gene encoding elongation factor P 5-aminopentanone reductase, translated as MGWKPLKGETAVITGGSGGIGSATALELARAGADVVIGYKEGRDRAEETAKRCRDAGADARVVRMDMSDRASVEQAIRSVCSLRSPSILVHAAGISRPGLVQDVTDREYDEMMDVHVRSAFHLVQAVLPGMLRVKRGRIILVTSIWGETGGSGEVLYSAAKGAQIGMVKALGKELAPSGITVNAVSPGAISTPMLDGQLPFEDQRALAEEIPAGRLGRPDEVASLIRYLCLPEASYITGQILRVNGGWYT; from the coding sequence ATGGGATGGAAGCCGTTGAAAGGAGAAACCGCCGTGATCACCGGCGGAAGCGGGGGCATCGGCTCCGCGACCGCCCTTGAACTGGCCCGTGCGGGGGCGGACGTGGTCATCGGTTACAAAGAAGGAAGGGATCGCGCGGAAGAGACGGCAAAGCGGTGCCGCGACGCGGGAGCGGATGCACGGGTCGTCAGGATGGACATGTCGGACCGTGCGTCGGTGGAACAAGCGATTCGCTCGGTTTGTTCGCTCCGTTCGCCTTCGATTCTCGTTCATGCCGCCGGCATTTCCAGACCGGGATTGGTTCAGGATGTGACGGACCGGGAGTATGACGAAATGATGGATGTTCACGTCCGGTCCGCCTTTCATCTGGTTCAGGCCGTTTTGCCGGGGATGCTCCGGGTCAAACGGGGAAGAATCATCCTGGTCACTTCGATCTGGGGGGAAACGGGAGGATCGGGAGAAGTTCTCTATTCTGCCGCCAAGGGGGCACAAATCGGGATGGTGAAGGCCTTGGGGAAAGAATTGGCTCCTTCCGGAATCACCGTGAACGCCGTCTCTCCGGGAGCGATTTCCACGCCCATGTTGGACGGGCAACTCCCGTTCGAAGACCAACGTGCTTTGGCGGAGGAGATTCCGGCCGGCAGACTGGGGAGACCCGACGAGGTGGCATCCCTCATCCGCTACCTCTGTCTGCCGGAAGCCTCTTACATCACGGGCCAAATTCTTCGGGTAAACGGAGGTTGGTATACATGA
- a CDS encoding DUF3243 domain-containing protein, whose product MSVLENFEKWKEFLADRVHQAEKMGMSRDTINDIAYQIGDYLANDVDPENVQERLLKDLWSVADENEQRTMAGLMVKLVDSGK is encoded by the coding sequence ATGTCCGTACTCGAGAATTTTGAGAAATGGAAGGAGTTTCTCGCCGACAGGGTTCACCAGGCCGAAAAAATGGGAATGAGCCGGGATACCATCAACGATATCGCATACCAGATCGGTGACTACCTGGCCAATGACGTGGATCCGGAAAATGTCCAGGAAAGACTTCTCAAAGATTTGTGGTCCGTGGCGGACGAAAACGAACAAAGGACCATGGCCGGATTGATGGTGAAACTGGTTGATTCTGGAAAGTAA